A window of Rhododendron vialii isolate Sample 1 chromosome 13a, ASM3025357v1 contains these coding sequences:
- the LOC131315337 gene encoding feruloyl CoA ortho-hydroxylase F6H1-3-like — protein MAPSLSLISNSDSLDVTKFAVYQGNGVKGLSELGLKTLPKQYIQPIEERMSSMSHIEPESIPIIDMANWDDPKVADAICDAAEKWGFFQIINHGVPIEVLEDVKTATHRFFGLPAEEKGKYSKENSCTNNVRYGTSFSPQAEKALEWKDYLSLFYVSDDEAASRWPSQCKDQALEFMRRSDCAIKRLLEALTKRLNVKEMDETHQTLLMGSKRINLNYYPICPNPELTVGVGRHSDVSTLTILLQDEIGGLYVRKIDDEDTWIHVPPISGSLVINIGDALQIMSNGRYKSVEHRVMANGSKNRISVPIFVNPKPSAIIGPLPEVLEGGEKPVYKQVLYSDYVKYFFSKGHDGKDTVEFAKI, from the exons ATGGCTCCTTCACTTTCTCTCATTTCCAACTCCGACTCGTTGGATGTCACAAAGTTTGCAGTGTACCAAGGGAATGGAGTCAAGGGACTCTCAGAGTTGGGGCTCAAAACCCTTCCTAAGCAATATATCCAACCTATTGAAGAAAGGATGAGCAGTATGAGCCACATAGAGCCAGAGTCCATACCCATCATTGACATGGCAAATTGGGATGATCCCAAG gtGGCCGATGCCATATGTGATGCTGCAGAGAAGTGGGGGTTCTTTCAGATCATCAATCATGGGGTCCCCATTGAAGTGCTTGAGGATGTGAAGACTGCGACTCATCGGTTTTTCGGATTGCCAGCTGAGGAGAAGGGGAAGTACTCCAAAGAGAATTCGTGCACTAACAACGTGCGCTACGGCACAAGCTTTAGTCCTCAAGCGGAGAAGGCTTTGGAGTGGAAAGATTACCTTAGCCTCTTCTATGTTTCTGATGATGAGGCTGCTTCCCGATGGCCTTCTCAGTGCAA GGATCAAGCATTGGAATTCATGAGGAGGTCCGATTGTGCCATCAAGAGGCTATTGGAAGCGCTGACTAAAAGACTGAACGTGAAGGAGATGGATGAAACTCATCAAACACTTTTGATGGGATCGAAGAGGATTAACCTTAACTACTACCCCATATGCCCTAACCCTGAGCTCACCGTCGGAGTCGGCCGCCACTCGGACGTCTCGACATTGACCATCCTTCTCCAAGACGAAATCGGAGGCCTTTACGTACGAAAAATAGACGACGAGGACACTTGGATTCACGTCCCGCCGATCAGCGGGTCCCTTGTGATCAACATCGGTGATGCGCTTCAGATCATGAGCAATGGTCGATACAAGAGCGTTGAGCACCGGGTGATGGCCAACGGAAGCAAGAATAGGATCTCAGTTCCCATCTTCGTGAACCCGAAACCCAGTGCGATCATCGGTCCTTTGCCGGAAGTGTTGGAGGGTGGCGAGAAACCGGTGTACAAGCAAGTTCTCTACTCGGACTACGTCAAGTATTTCTTCAGTAAAGGCCATGATGGGAAGGACACAGTTGAATTTgcaaagatataa